One Actinomycetota bacterium genomic window carries:
- a CDS encoding NapC/NirT family cytochrome c has translation MRSFRPRNPKTYMIVIGSAVLWLGIFSYAGLELTSSTRFCQSCHIMEYAYLSWSEAKHSEHVESCADCHIPGDFGEKVIYKAKSGTNDFYKNLVGFSGMIEIKDESKAIVFENCRGCHAEYLKSGDHEGGKNPKECIKCHRNTAHIKETIKKH, from the coding sequence GAAATCCAAAGACCTATATGATAGTCATCGGCAGTGCCGTGTTATGGCTCGGTATCTTCTCTTATGCCGGCCTCGAGCTGACCTCGTCGACGCGATTCTGTCAGAGTTGCCATATCATGGAGTACGCGTATCTCTCTTGGTCCGAGGCGAAACATAGCGAACATGTCGAGTCGTGCGCCGACTGCCATATCCCGGGCGACTTCGGCGAGAAGGTGATATACAAGGCCAAATCGGGTACGAACGATTTCTACAAAAACCTGGTCGGTTTCTCCGGCATGATAGAGATTAAAGACGAGAGCAAAGCGATAGTCTTCGAGAATTGCCGGGGCTGTCATGCGGAGTACTTAAAGAGCGGCGACCACGAGGGCGGCAAAAATCCCAAGGAGTGCATAAAATGCCACCGGAATACCGCCCATATCAAGGAGACGATAAAGAAGCATTAG
- a CDS encoding glycosyltransferase family 2 protein — MERLISVIIPNYNGGATIRKCLEAIFASDFERFEVVVVDDCSTDASVDIIEEFPCELVRLERRSGAAAARNAGARRAKGEALFFIDADCVAHRDTLALVDMTISKHRGERVIAGGTYARIAHDDTFFSTFQSVFVNYFETKSGGEADYIATHALAIERRLFEENHGFDEEFLPILEDVEFSHRLRANGCRLAVNPDIIVGHIFGFSMAKSLRNAYRKTMYWTMYSIGNKDLPADSGTASVALKLNGIAYLLGLPAIVAGLTFENAIFLALGSVFLSAGVFVSRGLLRAFRQAKGWGFATAAALYYLLLYPAPIWGGAFVGTLKYLSRRSFSRRREPDLILARREYG; from the coding sequence ATGGAGCGATTAATCTCGGTCATAATCCCAAATTATAACGGCGGCGCGACGATTCGAAAATGCCTGGAGGCGATCTTCGCCTCCGACTTCGAGCGCTTCGAGGTCGTCGTCGTCGACGATTGCTCGACGGACGCGTCGGTCGATATCATAGAGGAGTTCCCGTGCGAGCTGGTTCGCCTGGAGAGGCGAAGCGGGGCCGCGGCGGCTCGAAACGCGGGGGCAAGGCGCGCCAAAGGGGAGGCGCTCTTCTTTATCGACGCCGACTGCGTGGCGCATCGCGATACGCTTGCGCTGGTCGATATGACAATCTCAAAGCACCGGGGGGAGCGGGTAATCGCCGGCGGAACGTACGCGAGGATAGCCCATGACGACACCTTTTTCAGCACGTTCCAGTCGGTCTTCGTCAACTACTTCGAGACGAAGAGCGGCGGTGAAGCGGACTATATAGCGACGCACGCGCTCGCGATCGAGCGCCGCCTGTTCGAGGAGAATCACGGCTTCGACGAAGAGTTCCTGCCGATTTTGGAGGATGTGGAGTTTAGCCATCGCCTGCGCGCGAACGGCTGCCGGCTCGCGGTCAATCCGGATATCATCGTCGGGCACATCTTCGGTTTCTCCATGGCTAAATCGCTGAGAAACGCCTACCGTAAAACGATGTATTGGACCATGTATTCTATCGGGAACAAGGACCTGCCGGCCGATTCCGGAACGGCCTCGGTCGCGCTTAAGTTAAACGGCATCGCGTATCTCTTGGGTCTGCCGGCTATCGTTGCGGGCCTGACATTTGAGAACGCCATATTTTTGGCGCTCGGCTCGGTCTTTCTGTCGGCGGGCGTTTTTGTAAGCAGGGGACTGTTAAGGGCCTTTCGGCAAGCTAAGGGTTGGGGCTTCGCAACCGCCGCCGCGCTCTACTACCTGCTGCTCTATCCCGCGCCGATTTGGGGCGGCGCTTTCGTGGGCACGCTTAAGTACCTGTCGCGAAGAAGCTTCAGCCGGCGCCGGGAGCCCGATCTTATCTTGGCTCGAAGGGAGTATGGTTAG
- a CDS encoding radical SAM protein, which yields MYSPLRYAGHIFWKRRPVQLTFFVTRRCNAGCPFCFYRRKGDAQPLSEPELALDEVERLAPFVGRLLWLAFSGGEPFMREDIVDISRIFYRHAKPSIMLISTNGLMPEAIAERTEEILRDCPRTTVVVKLSLDGVGEAHDVLRGSPGSFDKVMRTYGLLGELTGKYSNFELGMNTVFCPENENEMEEIFDFTRGLKRLRTHTLSLVRGEVRDSGPKALDLNKYREAAGRLEADIRGRSQTGYRFFGAGLKSAQDILQRRYIYETISAGKRLIPCYAGALNLVLTETGEVYPCEMLSRRMGSVRDYDYDMRALVRSDEARSAVGRIRATECHCSHECYFMTNILFNPRLYPALLRESLKLESQ from the coding sequence GTGTATTCCCCGCTTCGCTACGCCGGCCATATTTTCTGGAAGAGACGCCCCGTGCAGCTGACCTTTTTCGTCACCAGGCGATGCAACGCCGGCTGCCCGTTCTGTTTTTACCGGCGCAAGGGCGACGCGCAGCCGCTAAGCGAGCCGGAGTTAGCGCTGGATGAAGTAGAGAGGCTCGCGCCTTTTGTGGGGCGATTGCTGTGGCTGGCGTTCTCCGGCGGCGAGCCGTTTATGCGCGAGGACATCGTCGACATAAGCCGGATTTTTTATAGGCACGCCAAGCCGTCGATAATGTTGATTTCGACCAACGGCCTGATGCCGGAGGCCATAGCGGAGCGGACCGAGGAGATTTTGCGGGATTGCCCGCGAACCACGGTCGTCGTCAAGCTGTCGCTCGATGGAGTGGGTGAGGCGCACGATGTCTTACGCGGGTCGCCCGGCAGCTTCGACAAGGTGATGCGGACCTACGGTTTGCTCGGCGAGCTTACCGGCAAATATTCGAATTTTGAGCTTGGGATGAACACGGTCTTCTGTCCGGAGAACGAAAATGAGATGGAAGAGATATTCGATTTTACCAGGGGGCTTAAGCGGCTGCGAACCCACACGCTCTCACTTGTGCGGGGCGAGGTCCGCGATAGCGGACCGAAGGCGCTCGATTTAAATAAATACCGTGAGGCGGCCGGCAGGCTGGAGGCCGACATTAGGGGGCGCTCGCAAACCGGATATCGTTTCTTTGGGGCCGGGCTCAAATCGGCGCAGGACATACTGCAGAGGCGATATATCTATGAGACGATCAGCGCCGGGAAGCGCCTTATCCCTTGTTACGCCGGTGCGCTCAACCTGGTATTGACCGAGACCGGCGAGGTCTACCCATGTGAGATGCTGAGCCGGCGGATGGGAAGTGTGCGCGATTATGATTATGACATGCGGGCGCTGGTCCGCTCCGATGAGGCGCGCTCGGCGGTCGGCCGGATTCGCGCGACCGAATGCCACTGTTCGCACGAGTGCTATTTTATGACCAATATCTTATTCAACCCGAGGCTTTATCCGGCGCTGTTGCGCGAGTCTTTAAAATTGGAGTCACAATAG